One genomic segment of Candidatus Fukatsuia endosymbiont of Tuberolachnus salignus includes these proteins:
- the sapB gene encoding putrescine export ABC transporter permease SapB: MIIFILRRLLLLLITLFMLSLVSFSVTFLPFDDEALNSTALIDDYLFYFNKLLQCDFGISNINNQPINEQLQAALPATMELCILTFLLALLIGIPLGILAGMQRGKMTDFIISLLALIGFSIPVFWLALLLMLLFSVNLGWLPVSGRFDLLYQVKPVTGLALVDAWLSDSPYRKEIITSTLKHMLLPTVTLAIAPITEIIRLMRTSTDEIIGQNYIKAAATRGLSKLTIIHRHLLHNALPPIIPKLGLQVSAMLTLAMLTEIVFNWPGLGRWLITAIRQQDYTAISAAVMVIGALVVMINVISDILGMMMTPLKHREWYGI; this comes from the coding sequence ATGATTATCTTTATATTACGCCGATTATTACTGCTGCTAATAACACTGTTTATGCTGTCCTTGGTCAGTTTTAGTGTGACTTTTCTTCCCTTTGATGATGAAGCACTCAACAGCACAGCGCTAATTGACGATTATTTATTCTATTTCAATAAACTATTGCAGTGTGATTTCGGCATTTCCAATATAAATAATCAACCAATCAATGAACAACTACAAGCTGCCCTTCCCGCCACCATGGAATTATGTATTCTGACTTTTTTGCTAGCGTTACTTATTGGTATTCCGCTGGGCATTCTTGCCGGCATGCAACGCGGTAAAATGACAGATTTCATTATTAGTCTTCTGGCATTGATCGGTTTTTCCATCCCAGTGTTCTGGCTAGCTTTATTATTGATGCTACTTTTTTCGGTAAATCTTGGCTGGTTGCCTGTATCAGGTCGCTTTGATTTATTGTATCAAGTCAAACCTGTTACCGGACTCGCATTGGTCGATGCTTGGTTATCTGATTCTCCCTATCGCAAAGAGATAATAACCAGCACCCTGAAACATATGCTTTTGCCAACGGTCACTCTGGCCATCGCCCCCATTACCGAGATAATACGCCTAATGCGTACCAGTACCGATGAAATTATTGGTCAAAACTACATTAAAGCGGCAGCAACCCGTGGTTTATCAAAACTGACGATCATTCATCGTCACTTACTACATAACGCGCTGCCACCGATTATCCCCAAATTGGGGTTACAAGTTTCGGCGATGTTAACCTTAGCAATGCTTACCGAAATCGTATTTAACTGGCCTGGCTTGGGTCGCTGGTTAATCACCGCTATCCGCCAGCAAGATTACACCGCTATCTCAGCAGCGGTTATGGTCATTGGAGCGCTAGTCGTTATGATTAACGTAATATCAGATATTTTGGGGATGATGATGACACCACTAAAACACAGGGAATGGTATGGGATCTGA
- the sapD gene encoding putrescine export ABC transporter ATP-binding protein SapD, with amino-acid sequence MALLDIRNLTIEFTTPTGAIKAVDRISIMLTEGEVRGLVGESGSGKSLIAKAICDVNNENWKITADRFHFNNIDLLRLSVHERRKLIGHNISMIFQEPQSCLDPSEKIGKQLIQSIPDWTYKGQWWQRFHWRKRRAIELLHRVGIKDHEDIMNSYPYQLTEGECQKVMIAIALANQPRLLIADEPTNTMESTTQAQIFRLLTRLNKNNKTTILLISHDLQFMSQWADRINVLYCGQTVESAMRDDLLATPHHPYTQALIRSMPDFGRSLPHKSRLNTLPGAIPSLEHLPIGCRLGPRCPYAKKNCIETPRLRQIKNHAFACHFPLNLEDK; translated from the coding sequence ATGGCGTTACTTGATATCCGCAATCTCACTATCGAGTTTACAACACCCACCGGGGCGATAAAAGCAGTCGACAGGATCAGTATTATGCTGACAGAAGGCGAGGTACGTGGGTTAGTTGGTGAGTCTGGTTCAGGTAAAAGTTTGATTGCTAAAGCGATCTGTGATGTCAACAATGAAAATTGGAAGATCACTGCAGACCGTTTTCATTTTAATAATATTGATCTATTACGCTTATCCGTACACGAACGACGTAAGCTGATCGGGCACAATATCTCGATGATATTTCAGGAACCACAATCCTGCCTGGATCCTTCAGAGAAAATTGGCAAACAGTTAATTCAGTCAATACCTGACTGGACTTACAAAGGCCAATGGTGGCAACGTTTTCATTGGCGTAAGCGGCGAGCCATTGAATTACTCCATCGAGTTGGCATCAAAGACCATGAAGATATTATGAACAGCTATCCCTACCAATTGACAGAGGGGGAATGCCAAAAAGTGATGATTGCTATCGCATTAGCCAATCAACCACGACTACTGATTGCCGATGAACCGACCAATACGATGGAGTCCACCACTCAAGCACAAATTTTCCGCCTACTCACACGCTTAAACAAAAACAATAAGACGACGATTTTACTCATCAGTCACGATCTACAATTTATGAGTCAATGGGCAGACAGAATCAACGTGCTATATTGCGGCCAAACGGTAGAAAGTGCCATGCGCGACGATCTGCTTGCAACTCCACACCATCCTTATACCCAAGCATTAATACGCTCAATGCCTGATTTTGGTCGTTCACTGCCTCATAAAAGCCGCCTTAATACATTACCTGGTGCTATCCCCTCATTAGAGCATTTACCTATCGGCTGTCGTCTAGGGCCCCGTTGCCCCTATGCAAAAAAGAACTGTATTGAAACACCACGGCTACGACAGATAAAAAACCATGCTTTTGCTTGCCATTTTCCACTGAATCTGGAGGATAAATAA
- the fabI gene encoding enoyl-ACP reductase FabI has protein sequence MGFLTGKRILITGVASKLSIAYGIAQAMRRQGAELAFTYQNDQLKGRVEEFADKLDSKLTFPCDVAKDASITELFEKLKEKWPAFDGLVHSIAFAPRDQLDGDYVNAVTREGFAIAHDISSYSFVAMAKACRPMLKEKSALLTLTYLGAERAIPNYNVMGLAKASLEANVRYMANAMGPQGIRVNGISAGPIRTLAASGIKNFRKMLDHCEAVTPMCRTVTLEDVGNPAAFLCSDLAAGITGEILYVDGGFNIAAMNELTLEQ, from the coding sequence ATGGGGTTTCTTACCGGCAAACGCATTCTCATCACTGGTGTAGCCAGCAAACTTTCCATTGCCTACGGCATCGCGCAGGCAATGCGTCGCCAAGGCGCTGAATTGGCATTTACCTATCAGAACGATCAACTTAAAGGACGTGTAGAAGAATTCGCTGACAAGCTAGATTCAAAGCTGACTTTTCCCTGCGATGTTGCAAAAGATGCAAGCATCACTGAGCTATTCGAAAAATTAAAAGAAAAATGGCCTGCATTTGATGGTCTGGTACATTCCATCGCTTTCGCCCCTCGCGATCAGCTCGATGGCGATTACGTTAATGCCGTTACCCGCGAAGGCTTTGCTATCGCGCACGATATCAGCTCTTACAGCTTTGTAGCGATGGCTAAAGCCTGCCGCCCCATGCTAAAAGAAAAATCAGCACTGCTGACACTAACGTATTTGGGTGCTGAACGCGCGATCCCTAATTACAATGTGATGGGCTTGGCAAAAGCATCGTTGGAAGCCAATGTGCGCTATATGGCAAACGCAATGGGACCACAAGGTATCCGCGTCAACGGTATTTCGGCAGGGCCAATACGTACCCTAGCAGCATCCGGTATTAAGAATTTTCGTAAAATGTTGGACCACTGTGAAGCCGTTACCCCAATGTGCCGTACTGTCACTCTCGAAGATGTCGGCAACCCCGCCGCTTTTCTCTGTTCTGACCTCGCCGCAGGTATTACCGGTGAGATCCTGTATGTTGATGGTGGTTTCAACATTGCAGCGATGAATGAATTAACACTGGAACAATGA
- the sapA gene encoding ABC transporter substrate-binding protein SapA: protein MHALIIWVLSLTYLAIPILVQSAPVTQSVQKDVHQHGFVYCINGIFHTFNPQMSSGGLAVDTLATQLYDRLLAIDPYTYQLVPELAEKWQMLDNGTTYRFQLRKEVAFQTTAWFTPSRMMNADDVIFSFQRILNREQHYHHVNGSKYPYFDSLQFAKTVRSIKKLDDYRVEFHLKAPDASFLSHLATHYAPILSAEYADKLTKKNKQQQIDQEPIGTGPFMLNEYRSGQYIRLFRHNQYWRGLPRMQQVVIDLGVSGTGRLSKLLTGECDVLAYPAANQLTILRNDPRLRLTLRPGMNLAYLSFNTLKPPLNNVNIRHAIALAINRQRLMQAIYYGTAEAATSILPRASWAYDSQAQITQYNPNQARKILQQLGIKQLELSLWVPTATRSYNPSPLKTAELIQADLAQIGITVNIIPVEGHFHERHQKMEMSHDLILSGWATDSNDPDSFFRPILSCAAINSQANYSHWCDPQFDTLLQDALQTQQRAERIHYYQQAQHILEQQLPVLPLASSLRLQAYRHDIKGLILSTFGSASFAGVFRDSDESKKP, encoded by the coding sequence ATGCATGCTCTGATTATTTGGGTACTATCGCTAACTTATTTAGCCATCCCCATACTGGTACAATCTGCGCCAGTGACACAATCTGTGCAAAAAGACGTCCACCAGCACGGTTTTGTTTATTGTATTAACGGGATCTTTCATACCTTTAATCCACAAATGTCGAGCGGTGGTCTGGCCGTGGATACCTTAGCAACACAATTGTATGACCGCCTCCTGGCTATCGATCCCTATACCTATCAACTTGTTCCAGAACTGGCAGAAAAATGGCAAATGCTAGATAACGGAACAACTTACCGTTTTCAGCTACGTAAAGAGGTTGCTTTTCAGACCACAGCCTGGTTCACCCCGAGTCGAATGATGAATGCTGATGACGTGATTTTTAGCTTTCAGCGTATATTGAATCGAGAACAACACTATCATCATGTCAATGGCAGCAAGTATCCCTACTTTGATAGTTTGCAATTCGCCAAAACCGTGCGCAGTATTAAAAAATTAGATGACTATCGTGTTGAATTCCACTTAAAAGCACCGGATGCTTCGTTCCTTTCGCACCTTGCAACACATTATGCTCCGATATTATCCGCAGAATATGCAGACAAACTGACGAAAAAAAATAAGCAACAACAAATTGATCAAGAACCCATTGGTACAGGGCCATTTATGCTCAATGAATATCGTTCAGGTCAATATATTCGTTTGTTCCGCCATAATCAGTACTGGCGAGGTTTACCCCGTATGCAGCAAGTCGTTATCGACTTAGGTGTCAGCGGCACAGGGCGCCTCTCCAAATTACTGACCGGGGAATGTGACGTACTCGCCTACCCCGCTGCCAATCAGTTAACAATTTTGCGTAATGATCCACGTTTACGCCTGACACTACGACCAGGGATGAATTTAGCTTACCTGTCGTTTAATACCCTCAAGCCGCCCTTAAATAATGTCAATATTCGCCATGCCATCGCCCTCGCGATTAATCGTCAACGTTTGATGCAGGCCATCTATTACGGAACAGCAGAGGCCGCAACTTCTATCTTACCTCGTGCTTCCTGGGCTTATGATAGTCAAGCACAAATAACACAATACAATCCAAACCAGGCCAGAAAAATCTTGCAACAGCTGGGTATTAAACAGCTTGAACTCAGTTTATGGGTTCCTACTGCTACCCGCTCTTACAATCCTAGTCCATTAAAAACTGCGGAACTTATCCAAGCAGATCTGGCACAAATAGGAATTACAGTAAATATTATTCCGGTTGAAGGCCACTTTCACGAGAGACATCAGAAAATGGAAATGAGCCATGATTTGATACTATCTGGCTGGGCAACAGACAGTAATGATCCCGACAGCTTTTTTCGACCCATATTAAGTTGTGCTGCAATTAATTCTCAAGCAAATTATTCTCATTGGTGTGATCCTCAATTCGACACGCTATTGCAAGATGCCTTACAAACCCAGCAACGTGCCGAACGTATCCATTACTATCAACAGGCACAACATATACTCGAACAACAATTACCCGTGCTACCCCTCGCGTCATCCCTGCGATTACAGGCTTATCGTCACGATATTAAGGGCTTGATCTTGAGCACGTTTGGTAGTGCTTCTTTTGCCGGCGTATTTCGAGACAGTGATGAGAGCAAAAAACCATGA
- the sapF gene encoding putrescine export ABC transporter ATP-binding protein SapF, producing MVEMLFEVRNLSKKFGYRSGLLRRQHVIEAVKSVNFTLRKGHTLAIIGENGSGKSTLAKMLSGVTKPSTGELLIDGHRLSYGDYAYRSQHIRMIFQDPSTSLNPRQRIGQLLDIPLKLNTTLDAAAREQRIYHTLRQVGLLPNHADYYPHMLASGQKQRIALARALILRPKVIVADEALASLDMSIRSQIINLMLELQEKHGIAYIYVTHHLGMMKHISDQVIVMHKGEVVERGSTAEVLAAPLHEQTKRLVASHFGEALTADAWRCDGDGF from the coding sequence ATGGTAGAAATGCTATTCGAAGTGCGTAACTTGAGTAAAAAGTTTGGCTATCGTAGCGGATTATTACGGCGTCAGCATGTTATTGAAGCAGTAAAGTCAGTGAATTTCACGTTACGAAAAGGCCACACACTGGCTATCATTGGTGAAAACGGCTCAGGTAAATCAACGCTAGCAAAAATGCTCTCTGGCGTGACTAAACCTAGCACCGGAGAGCTATTAATCGATGGCCACCGCCTTAGTTACGGTGATTATGCGTATCGCAGTCAACATATCCGTATGATATTCCAAGATCCTAGTACTTCACTGAATCCACGCCAACGGATTGGTCAGCTCCTCGATATCCCACTGAAATTAAATACAACACTCGATGCGGCGGCGCGTGAACAACGTATTTATCACACACTACGTCAAGTTGGGCTTTTACCGAACCACGCTGACTATTACCCTCACATGCTGGCATCAGGACAAAAACAACGTATTGCGCTAGCGCGTGCGCTCATTCTGCGGCCTAAAGTGATTGTTGCCGATGAGGCGCTAGCCTCGCTCGATATGTCAATACGTTCACAAATTATCAATCTAATGTTGGAATTACAGGAAAAACACGGTATAGCTTATATTTACGTCACTCACCATCTGGGCATGATGAAACACATCAGTGATCAAGTCATCGTCATGCATAAAGGAGAAGTCGTGGAACGTGGCAGTACAGCGGAAGTATTAGCCGCTCCCCTACATGAGCAGACCAAACGTTTGGTTGCTAGCCATTTTGGCGAAGCACTCACTGCGGACGCTTGGCGCTGTGATGGTGACGGCTTTTAA
- the sapC gene encoding putrescine export ABC transporter permease SapC, whose protein sequence is MGSDNIYCEKKTPSPLHYIWHNFHSDMLALIGFYGVLSLILLCFFGNILAPYTLEQQFLGYQLLPPSWSRYGDVSFFLGTDDLGRDVLSRLLTGTSSTFGSALLVTLAAVCGGLLLGVLAGITHGLRSAILNHLLDTLLCIPSLLLAIIVVAFSGPSLQHTLFAVWLALLPRMVRTIYSAVNDKMGKEYVVAARLDGASTYYILIYAIFPNIVAILVTEFTRALSIAILDIAALGFLNLGAQLPSSEWGAMLGDSLELLYIAPWTVIVPGSAIFISALMVNLLGDGMHRAINKGVK, encoded by the coding sequence ATGGGATCTGATAATATCTACTGTGAAAAGAAAACGCCGAGTCCGCTCCATTACATCTGGCACAATTTTCATTCTGACATGCTGGCCTTGATTGGTTTCTACGGAGTACTCAGCCTGATATTACTGTGCTTCTTTGGCAATATACTGGCACCTTACACCTTGGAGCAACAATTTTTAGGTTATCAATTGCTACCACCTTCCTGGTCACGATATGGTGATGTGTCTTTCTTTCTCGGTACCGACGATCTAGGACGTGATGTTCTTAGCCGTTTATTAACAGGTACCTCTTCTACTTTCGGTTCAGCACTGTTGGTCACGCTCGCAGCCGTATGTGGTGGCTTATTACTTGGTGTATTAGCAGGTATTACCCACGGCTTGCGATCAGCAATACTCAATCATCTGTTAGATACACTACTATGCATTCCCTCCCTACTGCTTGCTATCATTGTCGTGGCTTTTTCTGGGCCAAGCTTACAACATACCCTATTTGCCGTCTGGTTAGCACTATTACCACGTATGGTACGCACAATCTATAGTGCAGTTAATGATAAAATGGGTAAAGAATATGTCGTTGCAGCCCGCTTAGATGGCGCGTCGACATACTATATTTTGATCTATGCTATTTTTCCCAATATCGTGGCAATACTAGTGACTGAGTTTACCCGTGCTTTATCAATAGCCATCCTTGATATTGCAGCGCTAGGCTTTTTGAATTTAGGTGCCCAGTTACCTTCGTCTGAATGGGGTGCTATGCTGGGAGACTCACTAGAGCTGCTCTATATCGCTCCCTGGACAGTTATCGTACCGGGATCTGCTATTTTCATCAGTGCATTGATGGTTAATTTACTGGGCGATGGTATGCATCGGGCAATAAATAAAGGCGTTAAATAA